From Salvelinus namaycush isolate Seneca chromosome 27, SaNama_1.0, whole genome shotgun sequence, the proteins below share one genomic window:
- the LOC120022388 gene encoding free fatty acid receptor 2, with protein MQVPVKDCLSLMVYSFTFLLGLPSNLLVLFVYVRKAHKRGATPNVVYALNLCLANLALVAWLPVKALETFLQDWALPSPLCPVYSFFLFSSIYGSCLFLTAVTVGRYLSIAFPISYKLYRRGRISCFISAALWAVVLLHLSLGLVAEGGGGFVSTSSHNVSVCFENFTQDQLDLLLPLRLEMALLLFLMPLAITAFCTLRCVALVWRSCLPVLGKRRVLAVALSTLAVFVVCYSPYNASHIVGFVLQENVHWRTEAMLSSACNVFLEPVVMLMLSPATPRGLMGRLCGRPSRYSRTEGRHCSKTITRDPLANVRGVASLTDRQTGANVSKLSQE; from the coding sequence ATGCAAGTGCCCGTCAAGGACTGTCTCTCCCTGATGGTCTACTCCTTCACGTTCCTGCTGGGCCTCCCCTCCAACCTGCTGGTGCTCTTTGTGTACGTCCGCAAGGCGCACAAGCGGGGTGCCACGCCCAACGTGGTATACGCACTCAACCTCTGCCTGGCTAACCTGGCACTGGTGGCCTGGCTGCCCGTCAAGGCCCTGGAGACTTTCCTCCAGGACTGGGCTCTTCCGTCGCCCCTCTGTCCCGTCTACAGCTTCTTCTTGTTCTCCTCGATCTACGGCAGCTGCCTCTTCCTCACGGCCGTGACGGTGGGCCGCTACCTCAGCATCGCCTTTCCCATCAGCTACAAGCTGTACCGGCGGGGCCGCATCTCCTGCTTCATCAGCGCTGCCCTCTGGGCAGTGGTACTGCTGCACCTGAGTCTGGGCCTGGTGGCAGAAGGCGGGGGCGGCTTCGTGTCCACCTCCAGCCATAATGTGTCGGTCTGCTTCGAGAACTTCACCCAGGACCAGCTGGACCTGCTGCTGCCATTGCGCCTGGAGATGGCGCTCCTCCTCTTCCTAATGCCACTGGCCATTACCGCCTTCTGCACGCTACGCTGCGTAGCCCTGGTGTGGCGGTCCTGCTTGCCTGTCCTGGGGAAGAGGCGCGTCCTGGCCGTGGCCCTTTCCACGCTGGCTGTGTTTGTGGTTTGCTACTCGCCCTACAACGCCTCACACATCGTGGGCTTTGTGCTGCAGGAGAACGTCCACTGGAGGACTGAGGCCATGCTGTCCAGTGCCTGTAACGTCTTCCTGGAGCCTGTGGTCATGCTGATGCTCTCCCCGGCAACGCCCCGCGGCCTCATGGGAAGGCTCTGTGGAAGGCCCAGCAGATACAGCCGGACAGAGGGGCGCCATTGTAGCAAAACCATCACACGGGACCCTCTGGCTAATGTGAGGGGAGTGGCGTCACTGACCGACAGACAGACGGGAGCAAACGTTTCCAAGTTAAGTCAGGAATAA
- the LOC120022390 gene encoding free fatty acid receptor 3-like, which produces MRPADYISCSFALFVYITTFLIGVPANILAFCTFCRKVRRKPAPIDILLLNLTISDLIFLAFLPFKMKEAVDDFNWTLPYFLCPVTGFLFYSTIYNSTLLLTAVSVERFLSVAYPVRFTAPGRVVHAQLACVVFWILSLAHCSVVFVMQLDKDADNTTCYGNFNDVQLITLLPVRLEMSLVLFCVPFLISTFCYVNFIRILSRLPNISQHRRLRAIGLALGTLLVFALCFGPYNVSHMVGIMQNKVPTWRNNAILLTTLNACLDPIVFYFSSSAIRSTLNLKRIKAKLKPKATAAHAGNTPDPMDSTHSSSQRFVAAAKRGTNYTPQ; this is translated from the coding sequence ATGAGGCCAGCAGATTACATTTCATGCAGCTTTGCGCTGTTCGTCTACATCACCACCTTCCTGATCGGGGTACCTGCCAACATCCTGGCATTCTGCACCTTTTGCCGAAAGGTGCGTCGCAAACCTGCCCCCATCGACATCCTGCTACTCAACCTGACTATCTCCGACCTCATCTTCCTTGCTTTCCTGCCCTTCAAGATGAAGGAGGCTGTTGATGATTTTAACTGGACCCTCCCTTACTTTCTGTGTCCAGTCACTGGTTTCCTGTTCTACTCAACTATCTACAACAGCACCCTCCTCCTGACCGCGGTGAGTGTGGAGCGCTTCCTCAGCGTGGCGTATCCCGTAAGGTTCACAGCACCAGGCAGGGTTGTCCACGCACAGTTGGCCTGTGTAGTTTTCTGGATCCTGTCCCTTGCACACTGCAGTGTTGTCTTCGTAATGCAATTAGACAAAGATGCCGACAACACTACCTGCTATGGGAATTTCAATGATGTCCAGCTTATTACCCTTCTCCCGGTACGCTTAGAGATGTCCCTGGTTCTCTTCTGTGTACCCTTCCTGATCAGCACCTTCTGCTATGTCAACTTCATCCGTATCCTGTCTAGGCTTCCCAACATCAGCCAGCACCGGCGCCTGCGTGCCATTGGGCTGGCGTTGGGGACTCTGCTAGTGTTCGCCCTCTGCTTTGGACCCTACAACGTGTCCCATATGGTGGGGATCATGCAGAATAAAGTCCCTACTTGGCGCAACAATGCCATTCTGCTCACCACCTTAAATGCCTGTCTGGACCCCATCGTCTTCTACTTCTCCTCCTCAGCTATTAGGAGCACTCTCAACCTGAAGCGAATCAAGGCTAAGCTCAAACCAAAGGCCACAGCCGCCCATGCTGGTAATACACCAGACCCTATGGACTCCACCCATTCGTCCAGCCAGAGGTTTGTCGCTGCTGCCAAAAGGGGGACAAATTACACCCCACAATGA